From a single Silene latifolia isolate original U9 population chromosome 6, ASM4854445v1, whole genome shotgun sequence genomic region:
- the LOC141587045 gene encoding 3-ketoacyl-CoA synthase 17-like has protein sequence MIFPIIFLLIIAIIFMSKKSRKAVYLVNHASFKAKKSQQVTRKKSIGMIKLLGPNLADDTVKLLKKMILTSGIGDATYAPEAYLSMPLNFSLDNARSEAEVAIFTTVKSVLANTGVKPEKIGVLIVNCSIFNPVPSLTSMIVNKFKLKEDVKSFSLSGMGCSAGLAAIALAHDVLQVHKDTYALIVSTEILTQAMYTGDEPNKQPINCLFRVGGSAILLSNNPSDRHVSKYQFVHSVRTNTSNSNSSYKCIHLDEDSLGLRGVTLTRDLIVEAKNAIKANLTTLGYVILPLSDKIMFCLDYLVDRVGLSKKGSNPRVPNFGKVIDHFVSHVGGKFVIDALERTVKLDVEPARMTLHRFGNTSSSSVWYGLAYTEAKRKIKNGDRVWHIAFGSGFKCNSVIWQALKNVEPNMDNPWIEDIHLYPIKEDFQAYPLAFE, from the exons ATGATTTTCCCCATAATTTTCCTCCTAATTATAGCAATAATATTCATGTCGAAGAAATCACGTAAAGCCGTGTATTTAGTAAACCATGCAAGTTTCAAAGCCAAGAAATCTCAACAAGTCACTAGAAAAAAATCAATTGGCATGATCAAACTCTTAGGCCCAAATTTAGCTGATGATACAGTTAAATTACTTAAGAAGATGATCTTGACGTCGGGAATCGGGGACGCCACGTATGCACCAGAAGCATACTTGAGTATGCCACTCAATTTTTCACTTGATAATGCAAGGAGTGAAGCTGAGGTGGCCATTTTTACGACGGTCAAGTCAGTGTTAGCAAATACCGGGGTGAAACCGGAGAAAATCGGAGTGCTGATTGTTAATTGTAGTATTTTTAACCCGGTTCCTTCGTTAACATCCATGATTGTTAACAAGTTTAAGCTTAAGGAGGATGTTAAGAGCTTTAGTCTTTCTGGAATGGGTTGTAGTGCTGGACTTGCTGCCATTGCCCTAGCTCATGACGTTCTTCAG GTGCACAAGGACACCTACGCCCTGATAGTAAGTACCGAAATATTGACCCAAGCTATGTACACCGGAGACGAGCCGAATAAGCAGCCTATTAACTGTCTTTTTCGGGTTGGCGGGTCAGCCATTCTCCTATCCAACAACCCGTCCGACCGACATGTGTCCAAGTACCAATTTGTCCATAGTGTTCGTACAAACACTAGTAATTCAAATAGTTCCTATAAATGCATTCACTTAGACGAAGACTCATTAGGTCTAAGAGGGGTTACTTTAACTAGAGATCTCATAGTCGAGGCGAAAAATGCAATTAAAGCTAATCTAACCACATTAGGCTACGTGATCCTACCCTTGAGTGACAAAATCATGTTCTGTTTGGATTATTTAGTGGATCGGGTTGGGTTAAGCAAGAAAGGTTCCAATCCCCGGGTTCCAAATTTCGGAAAGGTTATTGACCATTTTGTTTCCCATGTCGGGGGTAAATTCGTAATTGATGCGTTGGAGAGAACGGTTAAACTTGATGTCGAACCAGCTAGGATGACATTGCATAGGTTCGGTAATACTTCTAGTAGTTCGGTTTGGTACGGATTAGCATATACCGAAGCTAAACGTAAGATTAAAAATGGTGATCGGGTTTGGCATATTGCATTCGGGTCGGGTTTTAAATGCAATAGTGTAATTTGGCAGGCGTTAAAGAATGTGGAGCCGAATATGGATAACCCGTGGATTGAAGATATTCATCTTTATCCTATCAAAGAGGATTTTCAAGCATACCCTTTGGCTTTTGAGTAA